One window of the Triticum dicoccoides isolate Atlit2015 ecotype Zavitan chromosome 3B, WEW_v2.0, whole genome shotgun sequence genome contains the following:
- the LOC119274723 gene encoding ATP-dependent DNA helicase PIF1-like — translation MTEAATFQMPSALRRLFATILVFCEATEIRQLWDKHLASMSEDYRRNQSNEATLEQMVLRDIRDMLQSMGKDITSYGLSDLVENDGSSDGEYKEVTEERQVSVDKEHLDLFSSLNNEQLAGFNEIMDHVMEHKSQIFLVDGPGGTGKTYLYKALLAKVRSMGQIAIATATSGIAASIMPGGRTAHSRFKIPIKLTDNSMCSFTKQSGTTELLKQASLIIWDEVAMTKRQAVETLDRSLQDIMDCSLPFGGKVVVFGGDFRQVLPVVTRGTRAQITDATLLRSYLWEKTRKILLTRNMRAQDDPWFSEYLLRIGNGTKETIGDDYVRLPDDIVIGYTEDEKAINTLIDNVFPSLHANARSREYMSTRAILSTKNDHVNDLNDKMISRFPGSEKLYHSFDSIEDDLQNNYTIDFLNSITPNGLPPHVLRLKVNCPVILLRNLDPHNGLCNGT, via the coding sequence ATGACGGAGGCAGCCACATTTCAGATGCCTTCTGCCCTAAGACGGTTATTTGCAACTATACTGGTGTTTTGCGAGGCAACAGAAATCCGGCAGCTGTGGGACAAACACCTGGCATCAATGTCTGAGGATTACCGGCGTAATCAATCCAATGAGGCAACACTTGAGCAGATGGTCCTCAGAGATATCAGGGATATGTTGCAATCCATGGGAAAAGATATTACAAGCTATGGACTTTCGGATTTGGTTGAGAACGATGGTTCTTCTGACGGTGAGTACAAAGAGGTAACAGAGGAGAGGCAAGTCAGCGTGGACAAAGAACACCTAGATTTATTTAGTAGTTTGAACAATGAACAGCTGGCTGGTTTCAATGAAATAATGGATCATGTGATGGAACACAAAAGCCAGATATTCCTTGTTGATGGTCCAGGAGGCACCGGCAAGACATACTTGTACAAGGCATTGCTTGCAAAGGTGCGTTCGATGGGCCAGATAGCGATTGCAACTGCTACATCAGGTATAGCGGCGTCAATAATGCCCGGAGGACGGACTGCGCACTCCAGGTTCAAAATTCCAATCAAGCTCACTGACAACAGCATGTGTAGTTTCACAAAGCAGAGTGGTACAACGGAGTTGCTTAAACAAGCCTCCTTGATAATTTGGGACGAGGTCGCTATGACAAAACGTCAAGCAGTTGAGACGCTTGATAGATCCCTGCAGGACATAATGGACTGTTCTTTGCCATTTGGGGGAAAGGTTGTCGTCTTTGGTGGGGATTTCAGGCAGGTCCTCCCCGTTGTGACACGTGGGACAAGAGCACAGATCACGGATGCTACACTTCTAAGATCCTATCTGTGGGAGAAGACCCGGAAGATACTCCTCACGCGCAATATGCGAGCACAAGATGATCCTTGGTTCTCTGAATACCTCCTACGGATCGGCAATGGAACAAAAGAGACAATTGGCGACGACTATGTGCGTCTCCCTGACGACATTGTGATCGGCTATACCGAGGATGAGAAAGCTATTAACACACTCATTGACAATGTCTTCCCATCGTTGCATGCCAATGCTAGATCGAGAGAGTATATGAGCACACGTGCTATTCTTTCCACCAAGAACGATCATGTCAATGACCTGAATGACAAGATGATCTCCAGGTTTCCAGGCTCAGAAAAGTTATACCATAGCTTCGACTCCATCGAGGATGACTTGCAGAATAATTACACGATTGATTTTCTAAACTCGATCACACCAAATGGCTTGCCCCCGCATGTGTTGAGATTAAAGGTTAACTGCCCGGTCATTCTGCTCCGGAACCTCGACCCTCATAATGGCCTATGCAATGGGACATGA
- the LOC119279288 gene encoding putative disease resistance protein RGA4: MAAILACLLGSCANKLKDIIIDEAILILGVEKELSEVLRRVELIRCCIYDAEKRRTEERAVNNWLDQLRDVMYDVEEILDVARCKGNKLLPDHPSSSSGKSVACKGLSVSSCFCNIGPRHDVAVRIRSLNKKIENILKDNIFLTFKSSTEPTGNGRTSKIIRSSNLVEPNLVGKEIIHSSRKLVDLVLACKEYKSYKIGIVGTGGVGKTTLAQKIYNDQKIKASFQMHAWICVSQDYSEVTLLKEVLRNIGVHHEQGESIAELQRKLAETIEGKSFFLVLDDVWHSNIWMDLLRPALHETTVGVILVTTRDDQIAMRIGVQHTHRVDLMSVEMGWELLWKSMNIDEEKEVQNLRNIGIEIIRKCGCLPLVIKVTAGALASRDLTENEWKKYLGKYVGSQSMLLDEIQGALYLSYDELTHRLKQCFLYCALYAEDSTIQRNQVTRLWIAEGFIEEQQGQLLEDIAEEYYYELIHRNLLQPDRILFDQAKCKMHDLLRQLALNISREECFVGDVESLRGENMSKLRRVTAVAANGDILVLPSMDKVEVKVRTLLTVWGPRNIEVTLFKRFLLLRVLVLNCSLVQSIPGYIGKLIHLRLLNLDYTGISCLPESIGSLKNLQVLSLRWCDDLHSLPLAMTLLCSLRCLDLFGTKINQVPKGLGKLKLLTYLGDYPVGDGSDNAVIQDGLKLEELSSWSQMRYLSLVKLERAAHCSTNTVLTDKKHLKTLMLEWTERGEGSYSEEDISNTEKVFEQLIPPHNLEDLCIYGFFGTRYPTYFATAYLSSLLYLKLTEVKSCVELPPIWQLPNLKFLRIDGAHAVTKVGPEFVGCKKGDVVCNELVAFPKLEWLIFMDMPNWEVWSFCEEEVAAAERREDVTADIRKEDAPSAKLRLMPRLVNLQLMKCPKLRDLLQQLGKDTACLKVLCLIGLDNLKAVEDRPVLSEDLVIFKCEGLERICSVPEVTELRVFGCPNLSHVEGLGSLQQLWLGEDMQEVSSRWVPGLQEQHQRLLGEELDVYTWR; this comes from the exons ATGGCAGCCATTCTAGCATGTTTACTTGGATCATGTGCCAATAAGTTGAAAGATATCATTATTGATGAAGCCATATTAATCCTAGGGGTGGAAAAAGAGCTCTCAGAAGTACTGCGACGAGTAGAACTAATACGGTGTTGCATATATGATGCTGAGAAAAGGAGGACAGAGGAGCGAGCAGTAAACAATTGGCTTGATCAGCTGAGAGATGTTATGTATGATGTTGAAGAAATCTTGGACGTGGCTAGATGTAAAGGAAACAAGCTACTTCCTGACCAcccttcatcatcatcaggcaaaTCAGTTGCATGTAAAGGCCTTTCTGTTTCCTCTTGTTTTTGCAACATTGGGCCACGCCATGATGTTGCTGTTCGGATTAGAAGCCTCAACAAGAAGATAGAGAACATTTTAAAGGACAATATATTTTTAACATTCAAAAGTAGTACAGAACCTACTGGAAATGGTCGAACATCCAAAATAATAAGAAGTTCCAACCTTGTTGAGCCCAACCTTGTGGGAAAAGAGATAATACATTCTAGCAGGAAGCTGGTGGACTTAGTTCTTGCATGCAAAGAATACAAGTCATACAAGATCGGTATAGTTGGAACAGGCGGAGTAGGAAAGACAACACTAGCTCAGAAAATATACAATGACCAAAAAATAAAAGCAAGCTTCCAGATGCACGCATGGATTTGTGTTTCACAAGACTACAGTGAAGTGACTCTTCTTAAAGAGGTTCTCCGCAATATTGGTGTGCATCATGAGCAAGGTGAAAGCATAGCTGAGCTGCAGAGGAAGCTTGCAGAAACAATTGAAGGGAAGAGTTTTTTTCTAGTTCTGGATGATGTGTGGCATTCAAACATATGGATGGATTTATTAAGACCTGCATTACATGAAACAACTGTCGGAGTAATATTGGTAACCACAAGAGATGATCAAATTGCAATGAGAATAGGTGTACAACATACCCATCGAGTTGATCTCATGTCAGTAGAGATGGGATGGGAGCTACTTTGGAAGAGCATGAATATTGATGAAGAGAAAGAAGTGCAAAATCTAAGAAACATCGGGATTGAGATTATTCGTAAATGTGGCTGCCTCCCTCTTGTAATCAAG GTGACCGCTGGTGCTTTGGCAAGCAGAGATCTAACGGAGAATGAGTGGAAAAAGTATTTGGGCAAATATGTTGGCTCTCAGAGCATGCTCTTGGATGAAATACAAGGAGCTTTGTATCTAAGCTATGATGAGTTAACACATCGTCTGAAGCAATGTTTCCTATATTGTGCTCTGTATGCTGAAGATTCTACCATTCAACGTAATCAAGTTACCCGGTTATGGATTGCTGAAGGCTTCATTGAGGAGCAGCAAGGCCAACTACTAGAAGACATAGCAGAAGAGTACTACTACGAGCTAATACATCGGAATCTCCTCCAACCAGACAGGATATTGTTTGACCAGGCTAAATGCAAAATGCATGACCTCTTAAGACAGCTTGCTTTAAATATATCAAGAGAAGAATGTTTTGTTGGAGATGTTGAATCATTAAGGGGCGAAAATATGTCAAAACTGCGACGTGTTACTGCTGTCGCAGCTAATGGGGATATATTAGTGTTGCCTAGCATGGATAAGGTGGAAGTTAAGGTGAGGACTCTCCTAACTGTTTGGGGTCCACGGAACATTGAGGTTACATTGTTCAAGAGATTTCTGCTTCTTCGTGTTTTGGTACTGAATTGCTCACTTGTACAAAGCATTCCAGGCTATATAGGAAAATTGATACATCTACGTCTACTTAATCTGGATTATACTGGCATATCTTGTCTTCCGGAATCCATTGGCTCCCTAAAGAACCTTCAAGTACTGAGCTTGAGATGGTGTGATGATCTGCACAGTCTTCCTTTGGCAATGACCCTGTTGTGCAGTTTAAGATGCCTTGATCTTTTTGGCACAAAAATAAACCAGGTTCCAAAAGGCTTGGGGAAATTGAAGCTCCTCACTTATTTAGGAGATTATCCTGTTGGTGATGGAAGTGATAATGCTGTTATACAAGATGGATTGAAGTTGGAAGAGTTGTCTTCTTGGTCGCAGATGAGGTACCTTTCTCTTGTTAAATTGGAAAGAGCAGCTCACTGCAGTACAAATACAGTGCTTACAGACAAAAAGCATCTAAAAACTCTAATGCTAGAGTGGACTGAACGTGGAGAGGGTTCATATTCAGAAGAAGACATTAGTAATACTGAGAAGGTCTTTGAGCAGCTAATACCTCCGCACAACCTGGAAGACCTATGTATTTATGGATTCTTTGGTACGCGGTATCCTACCTACTTTGCTACCGCCTATTTGTCTTCATTATTATACTTGAAACTCACAGAAGTCAAATCATGTGTGGAACTACCACCGATCTGGCAGCTACCCAACTTGAAATTTCTGAGAATTGATGGAGCACATGCAGTTACCAAGGTTGGACCTGAATTTGTTGGCTGCAAGAAGGGTGATGTTGTGTGTAATGAGTTGGTTGCTTTCCCTAAACTTGAATGGTTGATCTTCATGGATATGCCCAACTGGGAGGTGTGGTCTTTTTGTGAGGAAGAAGTTGCTGCTGCTGAACGGAGAGAGGATGTAACTGCTGATATTCGAAAAGAGGATGCCCCATCTGCAAAGCTGCGACTGATGCCTCGTTTGGTGAATTTGCAGCTCATGAAGTGCCCAAAGCTGAGGGATCTCCTGCAACAGCTTGGAAAAGACACCGCTTGTTTGAAGGTGCTCTGTTTAATAGGACTGGACAACTTGAAGGCCGTGGAGGATCGCCCAGTGCTCTCTGAGGACCTTGTTATTTTTAAATGCGAAGGCCTGGAGAGGATCTGCAGCGTCCCTGAAGTGACAGAGCTGCGTGTATTTGGTTGTCCAAACTTAAGCCATGTAGAGGGTCTGGGCAGTTTGCAGCAGCTGTGGCTGGGCGAGGATATGCAAGAGGTCTCTTCCCGGTGGGTGCCTGGGCTCCAAGAGCAGCACCAGCGACTTCTTGGCGAAGAACTGGATGTCTACACATGGCGTTAG